Proteins from a single region of Candidatus Binatia bacterium:
- the nusA gene encoding transcription termination factor NusA, producing MATAENTATEDKLIDVLHSIAKERNISFEMLLEALEAALLTAYKRHFGTESNAIVTVDRQSGAYRVFHRRTVVDEVQDPKLEISVKAAGAPYQAGDFYDEEVTPKDFGRIAAQTAKQVIVQRIREAERDTVYNKYVRKLNDLVTGTVQRYEQRNMYVTLEGRDEAVMYLDEQVPGEAYRINDFIRAYVLDVKKSPKGPQVILSRAAEGLVQRLLELEVPEIAEGTVEIMAIARDPGSRSKVAVRSNRAEVDPIGACLGPKSSRIANVTDNLRGEKVDIIRYDPTPATFIMNALAPAKVIGVELFEEDGVALVVVPDYQLSLAIGRDGQNVRLAARLTGWRLDIASESESAQARERYLTERAERTSTEAMPEAVEAPEASGEEIDAELIRKLEEFRRERLGKDGA from the coding sequence ATGGCAACAGCAGAAAACACGGCAACTGAAGATAAACTGATCGACGTCCTGCACTCCATCGCGAAGGAGCGGAACATCTCGTTCGAGATGCTGCTGGAGGCGCTCGAAGCTGCGCTGCTTACCGCTTATAAGCGCCACTTCGGGACCGAGTCGAACGCGATCGTTACCGTCGATCGCCAGTCCGGCGCTTATCGAGTCTTTCACCGCCGTACCGTCGTCGACGAAGTGCAGGATCCGAAGCTCGAAATTTCGGTGAAGGCGGCCGGAGCACCGTATCAGGCCGGCGATTTCTACGATGAAGAGGTGACGCCGAAAGACTTCGGCCGCATCGCGGCGCAGACGGCGAAGCAGGTCATCGTGCAACGTATCCGGGAAGCGGAGCGCGACACGGTCTACAACAAGTACGTTCGCAAGCTCAACGACTTGGTCACGGGCACCGTGCAGCGCTACGAGCAGCGCAACATGTACGTCACGCTGGAAGGGCGCGATGAGGCGGTCATGTATCTAGACGAGCAGGTCCCAGGCGAGGCTTACCGCATCAACGACTTCATTCGCGCCTACGTGCTCGACGTCAAGAAGTCGCCGAAGGGGCCGCAGGTGATTCTGTCGCGCGCGGCTGAGGGCTTGGTACAGCGCCTGCTCGAGCTCGAGGTACCCGAGATCGCGGAAGGCACGGTCGAGATCATGGCAATCGCACGGGACCCGGGCAGCCGATCGAAGGTCGCCGTGCGCAGCAATCGCGCCGAGGTGGATCCGATCGGGGCGTGTCTCGGTCCCAAGTCGAGCCGGATCGCGAACGTGACGGACAACCTGCGCGGGGAGAAGGTCGACATCATTCGCTACGACCCGACGCCGGCAACGTTCATCATGAACGCGCTGGCCCCGGCGAAGGTCATCGGCGTCGAACTCTTTGAGGAGGACGGGGTCGCGCTGGTCGTGGTTCCGGATTATCAACTGTCGCTCGCGATCGGGCGCGACGGCCAGAACGTTCGGCTCGCCGCGCGGCTAACGGGTTGGCGCCTGGACATCGCGAGCGAGAGCGAATCGGCGCAAGCGCGCGAGCGCTATCTCACGGAGCGCGCGGAGCGAACCTCGACTGAGGCGATGCCGGAGGCCGTGGAAGCGCCGGAGGCGTCCGGCGAGGAGATCGACGCCGAGCTGATCCGCAAGCTCGAGGAGTTTCGCCGCGAGCGATTGGGGAAGGACGGCGCGTAA
- the rimP gene encoding ribosome maturation factor RimP, whose protein sequence is MSKAAPRIAETFEQRLDAIVHDRQFGGLEIVQHHARPVRGALELSVTIDRPGGVDLTLCERVAAYINATLGAQDGAYTLEIESAGLDRPLYRAADYERFAGQRARILTTLTINGAKTHRGILRGLRGEAVVVGTEGGELLLPLAAIKSARLEYDPRQDFQRDKLQRKQLHGNSRKHGN, encoded by the coding sequence ATGAGCAAGGCTGCGCCGAGAATCGCCGAGACGTTCGAACAACGGCTCGACGCGATCGTGCACGATCGGCAGTTCGGCGGTCTCGAGATCGTGCAGCATCATGCGCGTCCCGTTCGCGGTGCGCTCGAGCTGAGCGTGACGATCGACCGCCCCGGAGGAGTCGATTTGACGTTGTGCGAGCGCGTCGCCGCGTACATCAACGCGACCCTCGGCGCGCAAGATGGCGCGTACACGCTCGAGATCGAATCCGCCGGGCTCGATCGCCCGCTGTACCGCGCGGCTGACTACGAGCGCTTCGCGGGGCAGCGCGCGCGGATCCTGACGACGCTCACGATCAACGGGGCCAAGACTCACCGCGGCATCCTCCGCGGCTTGCGCGGCGAAGCGGTGGTCGTGGGGACGGAGGGCGGCGAGCTCCTGCTACCGCTCGCGGCGATCAAGTCGGCCCGCTTGGAATACGACCCGCGCCAAGACTTCCAGCGCGACAAACTTCAACGGAAACAATTGCATGGCAACAGCAGAAAACACGGCAACTGA
- the pyk gene encoding pyruvate kinase encodes MESVLQKRTKIVATVGPASREPAILRSLFVSGANVLRLNFSHGTPEEHGQVIETARAIAEELCIHAALLQDLPGPKVRTGPLADGVRSVRLERGARFVITSDPVEGTQERVSTTYGDLPADVAIGKHLYLQDGQMTLLIVGKTANEIETTVEFGGDLRPAQGINYSEGSLNITSVTKRDLEYLEFGLERGVDFVAISFVRSEEDVERVKAFIAERGQRVPVIAKIEKHEALARLDEIIAAADGVMVARGDLGIEIPIETVPIVQKEIIAKCNRASKPVVTATQMLESMIASPRPTRAEATDVANAILDGTDAVMLSGETALGAYPTEAVRTMAQIAREVEQHYPHALLRDRRLENFEPTIASSIAEAATRASAELKIPYIVTGTTTGNTAHHIAAFRPQARIVALTPDPRVARRLALLWGTEALLIDTYASFDVLLYLTERRMVHEGLVRSGDLIAFTTGMPVGSGGTNVLKIHQIR; translated from the coding sequence ATGGAATCGGTTTTGCAGAAACGCACGAAGATCGTGGCGACAGTGGGTCCCGCATCCCGCGAACCCGCAATCCTCCGCTCGCTCTTCGTCTCGGGGGCCAACGTGCTCCGCCTGAACTTCTCGCACGGAACCCCGGAGGAGCATGGGCAGGTGATCGAAACTGCGCGCGCCATCGCCGAAGAGCTGTGCATACACGCGGCGCTGTTGCAAGATCTTCCCGGCCCCAAAGTGCGCACCGGACCGCTCGCGGACGGCGTGCGGTCCGTACGGCTGGAGCGCGGCGCTCGCTTCGTCATCACGTCCGATCCGGTGGAGGGAACGCAGGAACGCGTTAGCACGACGTACGGCGATCTGCCGGCCGACGTGGCCATCGGCAAACACCTCTATCTGCAAGACGGCCAGATGACGCTGCTCATCGTCGGAAAGACTGCGAACGAGATCGAGACGACCGTCGAGTTCGGCGGCGACCTGCGGCCGGCGCAGGGCATCAACTATTCTGAGGGCTCGCTCAACATCACGTCGGTAACCAAACGCGATCTCGAGTATCTGGAATTCGGTCTCGAGCGCGGCGTCGACTTCGTCGCGATCTCGTTCGTGCGATCGGAGGAGGATGTCGAACGCGTCAAGGCCTTCATCGCCGAGCGCGGCCAACGTGTGCCCGTAATAGCGAAGATCGAGAAGCACGAGGCGCTCGCGCGGCTGGACGAGATCATCGCCGCGGCCGACGGCGTCATGGTCGCGCGCGGCGATCTAGGGATAGAGATCCCCATCGAGACGGTTCCGATCGTCCAGAAAGAGATCATCGCTAAATGCAATCGGGCGAGTAAGCCCGTGGTCACCGCTACGCAGATGCTCGAATCGATGATCGCGTCGCCGCGACCCACACGAGCCGAGGCGACCGACGTGGCGAATGCCATCCTCGACGGAACCGACGCCGTGATGCTCTCGGGTGAGACCGCGCTGGGCGCGTATCCGACAGAGGCGGTGCGCACGATGGCCCAGATCGCGCGCGAGGTGGAACAGCACTATCCGCACGCCTTGCTGCGCGACCGCCGCCTGGAGAACTTCGAACCCACGATCGCGTCGTCGATCGCGGAAGCCGCAACACGCGCGAGCGCCGAGCTGAAGATCCCGTACATAGTCACGGGAACCACGACGGGAAACACGGCGCACCACATCGCGGCGTTCCGGCCGCAGGCACGCATCGTCGCGCTAACGCCCGACCCCCGCGTGGCGCGCAGGCTGGCCCTATTGTGGGGCACCGAGGCGCTGCTGATCGATACCTACGCCTCGTTCGACGTCTTGCTATACTTGACCGAGCGCCGGATGGTCCACGAGGGGCTCGTGCGATCCGGCGATTTGATCGCGTTTACGACCGGAATGCCGGTCGGCTCGGGCGGCACCAACGTGCTGAAGATCCACCAGATCCGGTAA
- the recN gene encoding DNA repair protein RecN, with translation MLRRLQIENYGLIARADVEFAEGATIFTGETGSGKTMLLGALDFVLGARAGADAVRRGERRAIVTLAFDAEDSLRARLDTDGFELDRGEEGSITRELGATGRSSVRVNGRPATAAYVREIGGAIAEIVGQHEAQRLLSPAYHLELLDRFAGAPALGARDAVARAHAGLTAATEALAALAQDERRARVRYDDACFTVREIEEAQLQPDEQERLDERRGYLDNVERIARALQTARQALTGDDGGALEALGAAAVALAGVERYDAALREMAQRAATLQADAGDLATELARALDRTEFDPAELEAINARLSLLDRLKRKYGCGIDEIVTLAQRQRRTIDEYENRDRLLAEHREQAEAAQRELDSAAAVLSRLRKTAAAALRKRVLAEFEDIALGSGSFDVAFDPLERVGSQGAERVEFLFAANAGEPARPLARVASGGELSRVLLALVVVLSGARDAGSALVFDEIDTAIGGATATAVGARIGELARREQVVCVTHLAQLATWADRHYVLDKTERAGVTMIGVREVDGAKEREAEIARMLSGETHDVALRHARTLLQSPTREAARTLPRRPGRK, from the coding sequence ATGCTTCGGCGACTGCAGATCGAGAACTACGGTCTGATCGCTCGCGCCGACGTCGAATTCGCCGAGGGCGCGACGATCTTCACGGGCGAAACCGGATCCGGCAAGACGATGCTGCTCGGCGCTCTCGATTTCGTGCTGGGCGCGCGAGCCGGTGCTGACGCAGTTCGGCGCGGCGAGCGACGCGCCATCGTCACGCTCGCGTTCGATGCGGAGGATTCGCTGCGCGCGCGGCTCGACACCGACGGCTTCGAGCTCGACCGCGGTGAAGAAGGGAGCATTACCCGCGAGTTGGGCGCAACCGGCCGCTCGAGCGTGCGCGTCAACGGGCGCCCCGCGACGGCCGCGTACGTCCGCGAGATCGGCGGGGCTATCGCGGAGATCGTCGGCCAACACGAGGCGCAGCGGCTGCTGTCACCGGCGTATCACCTGGAGTTGCTCGATCGTTTCGCCGGCGCGCCCGCGCTGGGCGCGCGCGACGCCGTCGCGCGCGCGCACGCCGGGCTGACCGCGGCGACCGAAGCGCTAGCCGCCCTCGCGCAGGACGAGCGCCGCGCGCGCGTGCGCTACGACGACGCCTGTTTCACGGTGCGTGAGATCGAGGAGGCGCAGCTGCAGCCAGACGAGCAAGAGCGCCTCGACGAACGCCGCGGTTACCTCGACAACGTCGAGCGGATCGCGAGGGCGCTGCAGACGGCACGCCAGGCGTTAACGGGCGACGACGGCGGTGCACTCGAGGCGCTGGGCGCGGCCGCGGTCGCGCTCGCGGGCGTCGAACGCTATGACGCCGCGCTGCGCGAGATGGCGCAGCGGGCCGCAACGCTGCAGGCCGATGCCGGCGACCTCGCCACCGAGCTCGCCCGCGCGCTCGACCGGACCGAATTCGATCCGGCCGAGCTCGAGGCGATCAACGCGCGGCTCTCGCTGCTCGATCGGCTGAAACGAAAGTACGGTTGCGGCATTGACGAGATCGTCACGCTAGCGCAACGGCAACGGCGAACGATCGACGAGTACGAAAACCGCGATCGCCTCCTCGCGGAGCATCGAGAGCAGGCGGAGGCTGCGCAGCGCGAGCTCGACTCGGCAGCGGCAGTTCTCAGCCGGCTGCGCAAGACGGCGGCGGCCGCCCTGCGCAAACGCGTTCTTGCCGAGTTCGAAGACATCGCGCTCGGATCGGGCTCGTTCGACGTTGCGTTCGACCCACTCGAGCGCGTCGGCTCGCAGGGAGCCGAACGCGTCGAGTTTCTATTCGCGGCAAACGCGGGCGAGCCGGCCCGGCCGCTCGCGCGGGTCGCTTCCGGCGGCGAGCTCTCTCGCGTCCTGCTCGCGCTCGTCGTCGTCTTGTCCGGTGCCCGGGATGCGGGAAGCGCGCTGGTCTTCGACGAGATCGATACCGCGATCGGCGGCGCGACCGCGACGGCCGTCGGAGCGCGAATCGGCGAGCTGGCGCGGCGCGAACAGGTCGTCTGCGTGACGCACCTCGCGCAGCTCGCCACCTGGGCCGATCGTCATTACGTGCTCGACAAGACGGAGCGGGCGGGCGTCACCATGATCGGCGTGCGCGAGGTGGACGGCGCGAAGGAACGCGAGGCCGAGATCGCGCGAATGCTCTCCGGCGAGACGCACGACGTTGCGCTGCGCCACGCCCGTACCCTGCTGCAGTCCCCGACTAGGGAAGCCGCTCGAACCTTGCCCCGTCGGCCAGGACGGAAGTGA
- a CDS encoding NAD(+)/NADH kinase: MTTLLAIKEKVVGLYVDTAREHARSIASRVASDFRDGGFEVVEGTAARAVSLLITIGGDGTLLRAARIAVDGDVPLLGINTGRLGFLTELDEDDPRLSDLPALVERGLFMDDRTALQAEYGGRRFFALNDVVVRKGEVSRIVPFGLRFEAGAITRIAADGICVATPTGSTAYFLSAGGSLIAPSVEAFGVVPLLPHTLFSRPLIVPITSRIEITSDVESAQAHIECDGDVLSEVEPSASVVIRCHPKRVHFARTMPLHFLERLEAKMLWGVSIKDPRR, translated from the coding sequence ATGACGACGCTGCTGGCCATCAAAGAAAAAGTCGTCGGCCTCTACGTCGATACGGCGCGGGAGCACGCGCGCTCCATCGCGAGCCGCGTCGCGTCGGATTTTCGCGACGGCGGCTTCGAGGTCGTCGAGGGAACCGCCGCGAGGGCCGTGTCGCTCCTCATCACGATCGGCGGCGATGGGACGCTGCTGCGCGCGGCTCGGATCGCGGTCGACGGCGATGTTCCGCTGCTTGGCATCAACACGGGCCGCCTCGGCTTCCTCACGGAGCTCGACGAGGACGATCCGCGCCTGTCCGACCTACCCGCGCTGGTCGAGCGAGGCCTTTTCATGGACGATCGCACCGCGCTGCAAGCCGAATATGGCGGCCGGCGTTTCTTCGCACTAAACGACGTCGTCGTACGCAAGGGCGAGGTCTCGCGAATCGTGCCGTTCGGTCTGCGCTTCGAGGCCGGTGCGATCACGCGCATCGCCGCCGACGGGATCTGCGTCGCGACGCCGACCGGATCGACCGCATATTTTCTGTCTGCCGGCGGATCGCTTATCGCTCCGAGTGTCGAGGCCTTCGGCGTCGTTCCGCTCCTTCCGCACACGCTGTTCTCGCGCCCGCTGATCGTCCCGATCACGTCCCGCATAGAGATCACGTCCGACGTCGAGAGCGCGCAGGCGCACATCGAATGCGACGGCGACGTGTTGTCCGAGGTAGAGCCGAGCGCCAGCGTCGTCATCCGCTGCCACCCGAAACGCGTTCACTTCGCGCGCACGATGCCGCTACATTTCCTCGAACGCCTCGAGGCGAAGATGCTGTGGGGCGTTTCAATTAAAGACCCGCGTCGGTAA
- a CDS encoding TlyA family RNA methyltransferase: MKVRLDSAVADRNQITRSRARSLIMEGCVSVDGVVATKAGQNVAADAEIVVARPRRFVSRGGEKLERALLAFGIDVCGAEALDVGASTGGFTDCLLQHGAQSVTAVDVGYGQLDWRLRNDPRVRVMERTNFRLLADGAFPAGFDVIAIDTSFISLRTILARAVAYLRGNGAIVALLKPQFEAGRERVGSGGVVRDRSTHAAVLCEVRAAALALGLPPVGLAASPLLGPAGNREFLIELRRAGTPYDDARIEAVLDEGNPR, translated from the coding sequence ATGAAGGTCCGCCTTGACTCGGCGGTCGCTGACCGCAACCAGATCACGCGTTCGCGGGCGCGCAGCCTCATCATGGAAGGCTGCGTGAGCGTCGACGGCGTCGTCGCAACGAAGGCGGGGCAGAACGTCGCGGCGGACGCCGAGATCGTCGTCGCGCGACCGCGGCGCTTCGTGAGCCGAGGCGGCGAGAAGCTCGAGCGCGCACTGCTCGCGTTCGGCATCGACGTCTGCGGCGCCGAGGCGCTCGACGTCGGCGCTTCTACGGGAGGCTTTACCGACTGCCTGCTGCAACACGGCGCTCAGAGCGTCACCGCCGTCGATGTCGGATACGGCCAGCTTGACTGGCGACTGCGCAACGACCCGCGCGTTCGCGTGATGGAGCGCACGAACTTCCGCCTTCTCGCCGACGGCGCGTTCCCAGCCGGATTCGACGTAATCGCGATCGACACGTCTTTCATCTCGCTGCGAACGATCTTGGCCCGAGCGGTAGCCTACCTTCGCGGAAACGGCGCGATCGTCGCGCTGCTGAAGCCACAGTTCGAGGCCGGCCGGGAACGCGTCGGCTCGGGAGGCGTCGTGCGCGACCGCTCGACGCACGCCGCCGTGCTGTGCGAAGTGCGCGCGGCCGCGCTCGCCCTCGGCCTGCCGCCGGTGGGCCTCGCCGCATCGCCGCTCCTGGGCCCCGCAGGCAACCGCGAATTCCTGATCGAGCTGCGCCGCGCGGGCACGCCTTACGACGACGCACGAATCGAGGCGGTACTCGACGAAGGTAACCCTCGATGA
- the xseB gene encoding exodeoxyribonuclease VII small subunit, with protein MSDASPGFESKLERIEAIVRELEDENTKLDRAIALFKEGKMLARECETLLKSAQAQIDEAMSETKPDDQIPF; from the coding sequence ATGAGTGACGCGAGCCCTGGTTTCGAGTCGAAACTCGAACGCATCGAAGCGATCGTCAGGGAACTCGAAGACGAAAACACCAAACTCGACCGGGCCATCGCGCTGTTCAAAGAAGGCAAGATGTTGGCGCGCGAGTGCGAGACGCTCCTCAAGAGCGCACAGGCCCAGATCGACGAAGCGATGTCGGAAACAAAACCGGACGACCAGATTCCGTTTTAG
- the xseA gene encoding exodeoxyribonuclease VII large subunit, with the protein MRLFEREPQILQLTVSQFALRLQHWLEKRPELARIAIEGEISGWKPQPSGNVFFSLKDSRAVLKCFAGWKEVRKFPPVHDGVAVVATGAIGIWEKSSEYQLRVVAIAPLGVGAIAAKVEALRKRLQAEGLFDVDRKRPVSPYPRHVALVSARGQGAEDFATTLREKSPHVAVTFIETRVQGEGAEIDIAEAIDRASRSKVDAIVVVRGGGSYEDRYPFNTEAVVRAIVRARHPVVTAIGHTGDRHLADEVADAVFKTPTAAAEYIAGSWAEVTARITHQKRLLYNAIDKRVVRLGRDRDASEQRLRRAIDRRLSQLRERLLQVQNRIERRNPRHRIAERGARLTTTLLKLDAARDRIVSKRSNALTLARSRLLSANPKGPLERGYAIVTRAGRALRNAAEVSVGDTIEAQLFHGRLAASVERVLEDE; encoded by the coding sequence ATGAGGCTCTTCGAGCGGGAGCCGCAGATCCTGCAGCTCACCGTGTCGCAGTTTGCGCTGCGCCTTCAGCATTGGCTCGAGAAGCGCCCCGAGCTCGCGCGCATCGCCATCGAAGGTGAGATATCCGGCTGGAAGCCGCAACCGAGCGGCAACGTATTCTTCAGCCTAAAGGACAGCCGGGCCGTATTGAAATGCTTTGCCGGCTGGAAGGAAGTCCGAAAGTTTCCTCCGGTCCACGACGGCGTCGCGGTCGTGGCGACCGGCGCGATCGGCATCTGGGAAAAAAGCAGCGAATACCAGCTGCGGGTCGTCGCCATCGCCCCGCTCGGCGTCGGCGCGATCGCGGCAAAGGTCGAAGCGCTGCGAAAGCGCCTCCAGGCCGAGGGTCTCTTCGATGTAGACCGCAAGCGCCCGGTCTCGCCATACCCGCGTCACGTAGCGCTCGTTTCGGCGCGTGGCCAAGGCGCCGAAGACTTCGCGACGACGCTGCGCGAGAAGTCGCCCCACGTCGCCGTCACGTTCATCGAGACGCGAGTTCAAGGCGAGGGCGCAGAAATCGACATCGCCGAAGCGATCGATCGCGCATCGCGCTCGAAGGTCGACGCGATCGTCGTCGTACGCGGCGGCGGATCGTATGAGGATCGCTATCCATTCAATACCGAAGCAGTGGTGCGCGCAATAGTTCGAGCGCGCCATCCGGTCGTCACCGCGATCGGCCACACCGGTGACCGCCACCTTGCAGACGAGGTCGCCGACGCCGTCTTCAAAACGCCTACTGCGGCGGCGGAATACATCGCCGGATCGTGGGCAGAGGTGACGGCACGAATCACGCACCAAAAGCGGCTGCTGTACAACGCGATCGACAAGAGAGTCGTTCGGCTGGGGCGGGATCGCGATGCCTCGGAGCAACGGCTGCGCCGCGCGATCGATCGTCGTCTTTCGCAACTGCGAGAACGCTTGTTGCAAGTGCAAAACCGCATTGAGCGACGAAATCCGCGACACCGCATCGCCGAGCGTGGAGCGCGGCTGACGACTACGCTGCTGAAATTGGATGCGGCGCGCGACCGGATCGTTTCCAAACGAAGCAACGCCTTGACGCTGGCCCGCAGCCGGCTTCTCTCCGCTAATCCAAAGGGTCCGTTGGAACGCGGATACGCTATCGTAACACGTGCCGGACGCGCCCTTCGTAACGCCGCAGAAGTGTCTGTTGGAGACACGATCGAGGCGCAGCTTTTCCACGGGAGGCTCGCCGCAAGCGTCGAACGAGTGCTAGAAGATGAGTGA